AGAATACATTTTTCGGGTGGTTCGGAATCTGCAGATGCTGCTTTCATTGAAAAATGGGAATTGTCAGCCACTATGGCATATCCTTTTTGAGCTAAACGGGATGCAACTTGCTCTGTTGAAATTTGCGCAAAATCTGTTTTTAACGTGGAACCTCGCATACGAAATACCACAACAGTAATTGGCGATCCTAGTGGGAGAACTTCATCAAGCTGGGAAGCTATTTTGTCTCCGGTATGATAGTTAATCTCTATTAAAGGAGTTTCGTCTTCTGTGAAAAATGAGCCTGTTGTAGGTCTTAGTCCTAGATAATTGATAGCTGTCAGTTGCTGTTTTGCACATGCTGAAGCGGACATCAGTATTACTGCGGTCAAAGCTATGATAAATTTCTTGCCTTTCATGAAAAGCTCTCCGTTTACAAATAAAAATTGCGTGAGTATTTTTCCACTAAATCTTATGCAACGGTGATGCCTTATGTAAAAAAAAACGTTATACCAGCTGTTTAAATAGTATATATTCTCCCAGCCGGCATAAGTTCTGCTGACATAGTCAGGATAATGACCAGGTTTGTCCCGTTTTTAATCTATACGGGAAATAATCTCACGAATAAGCGCAGACATTGCTGCAGATGATTTTGATGCTTGTTCGATTACTTCTTCGAGTGTTGTTTCAGCCATGCAGTCAGGGAGATTTTTGTTTGTCATACAAGCTATGCCCATAACTTTCATTCCCATATGAACGGCGGCAACAGCTTCGATGGCTGTGGACATACCGACAGCGTCTCCGCCAAGAAGTCTGAACATGCGTGTTTCAGCCGGAGTTTCAAGGTTAGGACCTGAAAGCTGAATGTAAACACCGCGTTCAAGACGGACAGACACAGCCTTTGCCGCTTCAAGCGCAATTTTTCTAAGTTCTTCGCAATAAACTTTACTCATATCCGGGAATCTTAATCCCCATTCTTCATAGTTGTGTCCGGTGAGCGGAGACTGTCCTGTGAAATTGATATGATCAGTTAAAAGCATCAGGTCGCCTGCATCAAACTGCGGGTTGATAGCTCCTGCAGCATTGGTTAAAAAAACTTTTTTAATTCCGAGTGTTCCCATTATGCGAATGCTTGTGCATGCTTCCGCCGCAGAATAACCTTCATAAAGGTGAAATCTGCCGCTGAAGACTAGAACTGGCTTTTTATTCATAAAACCATATATTAAGCGACCGCTGTGGCCTTTGACGGTTGATTGCGGTAGGTTTGGAATTTCTGAATAAGGAATTTCGATTGCATTATCTAATTTTGTAATTGCCTCTCCAAGTCCTGAACCTAAAATAATTCCTGTGGTTCCAACTTGAAAATTATCTATCTTTTCTAGTATATGACTGGTAATAGAACTTGTTAGATCGGGGGAGGTCATAGTTTCAAACTCGTAGTTTATGGGTTGATTTATTATAGACATGTTAAGTATGTCTACTGCGTCATTCAGTTTACTACTAACTTAAAAGAGAATGGGATTCTATGGATTTTTCCACACTAATCGGAATGCTTGTCGGGCTTTCTCTTGTTGTCGGTGCAATTTTTATGGGCGGGGCTGTTGATGTTTTTGTCAATCTTCCCGGCATGATGATTGTTATCGGAGGTACTCTTGCCTCTATCTGCGTTGCTTTTCCTTTCGAGGAAGTAATCCAAGCTTTAATTGCCGGTTTCAAAGCCTTTGCATCAAGGAAAGTTAAGGTCAATGAAGTTGTCAATATTATGGTTAAGGTTGCTGAAATAAGCAGACGTGAAGGACTTATCGCACTTGAGAATGTCCAGACAGAAAATGTTGTTTTAAGGAAGTCATGTCAGCTTATTGCTGATAATGCTGATCCTGAACTTATCCGTACGACTCTTCAAATAGAAATATCTGCTATGAAAAGGCGGCACAAGATTGCGCATGATGTCTATAAACGTCTTGCGGGACTTGCTCCTGCTTTCGGTATGCTCGGGACTCTCATCGGGCTTGTCCAGATGCTTTCAAATCTTGAAGACCCCAAGTCTATCGGTCCTGCAATGGCTGTTGCAATTTTAACTACTTTTTATGGTTCTGTTCTGGCAACCGTTTTATTTATACCTATCGGGGCTAAACTTAGAGCTCGAACTCTTCAAGAACAATTGCATTTGGAAATTATTTTCGAAGGAGCTAAATGTATCCTTGAAAATAATAACCCGAGGCTTGTTTATGAAAAATTGTCATCTTTCCTCGCTCCTAAAGATAGAACGGGAGAGTAAGTTATGAGTAGTGAAGAACTCAAGTCTTCCATTTTGCCGGATGATATTGCAGAAGATGAAGATGATTCCAATGAATGGATAACTACATTTGCTGATTTATCTATGCTTTTGCTGGTTTTTTTTATTTTGCTTTATTCTATGTCTGAAGTTGATGCTAAAAAATTTGATATGACATTTCAGTCTGTGACTAAAGCGATTACCGGAAAACTTGATAAAATAGCTACGAGTAAGTCTTCGCGTGAAGAAGCCGGAGAAATTTTAAATCAGGTTGTAACGCGTAGAGAGATAATTAAGGCACAGAAGAAAGTTTTTGAAGATGTTAAGTATCTCCAGACAACCAAAGGGGTTGAGGGGATTATGAGTGCAAAATTTGAAGAAGGAAATATTATTATAAAGCTTCCGTCGGATGTTTTGTTTAATCTCGGTGAAGTTACTTTGAATCCAAGAGGTAAGCAGGCTGTTGCTGCTCTCAGAGATTTTTTTATTAAGCACGCGGATCAGTATATAAATATCAAAGGGTATACCGATGATATTCAGCCTAGAGCTGGCAGTCGTCTTAAGGATAACTGGGAAGTTTCCTCTTTGCGTGCAGTCAATGTTCTTAGATATTTGATGAAGTTAGGTATTAAACCAAACAGACTGACTGCGACAGGTCTTGGAGAAATGGATCCACTTGTTCCCAATAATTCTCCTCGCAACCGACAGCGCAACAGGCGTGTTGTATTTGTTCTAGATAAAATATTAACTGGGCCTTAACGGCGTGGATGAATAGGTCAACGGTATCAACCAGTTGAACGAAGGATGGTAGTGAGATGGATTTATCTTACGATAGTGCAAATAAGGCGAGGGGTGCCTTTCGGACAAGTGTTCCGGGGCTTGCTATAAGAATAAAGGGATACTCTGTTTCTTATAGTGTTAAAGATTTCAGTGTAAACGGGCTTGCTTTTGCTGCAGGAAAAGATTTTTTTGCTGTTGGAAAACAGCTTCACGTAGATCTGCTTTTAGGCCAGAAAGAGATTCTTATTGGAATTACCTGTGAGGTTGTTAGGCACATTGATGATGGATTGGTTGGTTGCGTCTTTCTTGATCTTGATAAATATCAGGAAGAAAGACTTGATAAGCTGGTTCTTGAAATCCAAAAGCGAATGATCCAGCTTCGCAAGAAAAAAGGCGTATCCTGATTAAAGACGTCCTCAATTTTATTATCAGGCGGTAATTTTAGACTGTGTACAGTGGAGAACATCGGGTACTTATAGCTAATAGAGGTGAAATAGCGATTCGAATTGCTAAAGCCTGTATTGAGCTTAATCATCGTTTTATATGCGTTTATACAGAAGCCGACCGGGATAGTGGACATGTCCGTTTTGCCCGTGAAAACGGTGGAGATAAATCTCTGTATCGGATCAGTTCATACCGTGATGACAATGAGATTTTTAGCGTTGCTGATAACAGTGAGGCTACGGCAATTCACCCCGGATACGGTTTCTTTGCCGAAGATTTCCGATTTGCTCGCCGCGTTGCCAAAAGAGAAAATCCGCTAATTTTTATAGGTCCTTCATGGTGGGTCATCCGTGAACTGGGCGACAAAATCAATACAAAACACCTTGCCAGACGACTTA
This sequence is a window from Desulfovibrio sp. UCD-KL4C. Protein-coding genes within it:
- a CDS encoding purine-nucleoside phosphorylase, whose protein sequence is MTSPDLTSSITSHILEKIDNFQVGTTGIILGSGLGEAITKLDNAIEIPYSEIPNLPQSTVKGHSGRLIYGFMNKKPVLVFSGRFHLYEGYSAAEACTSIRIMGTLGIKKVFLTNAAGAINPQFDAGDLMLLTDHINFTGQSPLTGHNYEEWGLRFPDMSKVYCEELRKIALEAAKAVSVRLERGVYIQLSGPNLETPAETRMFRLLGGDAVGMSTAIEAVAAVHMGMKVMGIACMTNKNLPDCMAETTLEEVIEQASKSSAAMSALIREIISRID
- a CDS encoding MotA/TolQ/ExbB proton channel family protein — protein: MDFSTLIGMLVGLSLVVGAIFMGGAVDVFVNLPGMMIVIGGTLASICVAFPFEEVIQALIAGFKAFASRKVKVNEVVNIMVKVAEISRREGLIALENVQTENVVLRKSCQLIADNADPELIRTTLQIEISAMKRRHKIAHDVYKRLAGLAPAFGMLGTLIGLVQMLSNLEDPKSIGPAMAVAILTTFYGSVLATVLFIPIGAKLRARTLQEQLHLEIIFEGAKCILENNNPRLVYEKLSSFLAPKDRTGE
- a CDS encoding OmpA family protein, with amino-acid sequence MSSEELKSSILPDDIAEDEDDSNEWITTFADLSMLLLVFFILLYSMSEVDAKKFDMTFQSVTKAITGKLDKIATSKSSREEAGEILNQVVTRREIIKAQKKVFEDVKYLQTTKGVEGIMSAKFEEGNIIIKLPSDVLFNLGEVTLNPRGKQAVAALRDFFIKHADQYINIKGYTDDIQPRAGSRLKDNWEVSSLRAVNVLRYLMKLGIKPNRLTATGLGEMDPLVPNNSPRNRQRNRRVVFVLDKILTGP
- a CDS encoding PilZ domain-containing protein produces the protein MDLSYDSANKARGAFRTSVPGLAIRIKGYSVSYSVKDFSVNGLAFAAGKDFFAVGKQLHVDLLLGQKEILIGITCEVVRHIDDGLVGCVFLDLDKYQEERLDKLVLEIQKRMIQLRKKKGVS